CTAACAACATTTTTTAACATATCTGAGTTTACTGGATCCAACCCGCTAAATGGTTCATCTAAAATAATAAACTCGGGATCATGCAGGATCGCAGTGATTAGTTGCACCTTCTGTTGATTCCCTTTTGATAACTGCTCTGTTCGTTTCTTTGCAGCATGAGAGATATCAAGTTTTTCTAACCATATTAAAGCCTCTTTTTTGGCATTATTCTTCGTCATACCCTCAAGTGTTCCAAAATAAATAATTTGGTCTAACACATTCATTTTGGCGTACAGGCCACGTTCTTCTGGTAAGTAACCAATTTTTAAATTCTTTTTAGAAAATGGTTTTCCTTTCCATAAAATCTCACCACTGTCTATTGGAATTAAATCGAGCATCATTCGAATGGTCGTCGTTTTCCCGGCACCATTTCTCCCCAGCATTCCTAGAATTTGTCCTTCCTCTAAATTTAGGGTTAAATTGTTCACAGCCTGTTTATCACCGAAGCTTTTATTTAAATGTTTAATTTCAAAAGCCAATTTTTCCATCTCCAATCAATTAAAATGATTTAATGACAACAATAATCGCAATGCCAACTGCAACGCCTGCTAATAGTAATAAGGCTCTTTTCATGTTATTTTCCTCCCTTTACTGATTTCAATGACTCATATGCGTCTACAACGCCTATCCCTAAATGATTAGTACAGCCGTCGCACTTACTTTCTGGGATTAGATTGTAATAATTTTTTGTACAATTGCTTTACTGATGGATTCGATATAATTTGGTACTTTGAAATAAGAATTAATACGAAATATAGAGCGTTCAATTTCTTCCATAGATAAATCAAGTGTACGTTGAAGAAATTCAAGTGTTTGACCATTAGCCAATCCTTTTAATACACTTTTATCCCTATCAGTTAAGACAATTAGCGAAGCAATTGGTGCATTGCATTTAAAGGTTTCGAGTAAAATGATAAATTCGTCTAGAGTTGTATTTTTTAATATACCGATCCATCTTTCTTCGTTTTTTAAATGGTGATAGACCTCTCCAACTTTTGAGTCTACAAGCAAGACTCCATTTACACCT
This window of the Sporosarcina ureilytica genome carries:
- a CDS encoding ABC transporter ATP-binding protein — protein: MAFEIKHLNKSFGDKQAVNNLTLNLEEGQILGMLGRNGAGKTTTIRMMLDLIPIDSGEILWKGKPFSKKNLKIGYLPEERGLYAKMNVLDQIIYFGTLEGMTKNNAKKEALIWLEKLDISHAAKKRTEQLSKGNQQKVQLITAILHDPEFIILDEPFSGLDPVNSDMLKNVVRELISKKKTIIFCSHQMEQVESFCDKICILKDGNLVVFDELTNVKKSYGYRYLEVETMSNLSDYFKKNHYNYTKENNRYKIRVSRDTEAHRLIQEIDEKFNISGVSLKDPSLHEIFIERTGSDKSA